Proteins from one Arcobacter sp. F2176 genomic window:
- a CDS encoding type VI secretion system Vgr family protein, with protein sequence MSKEIIRNNVEEIEEAIKSGLNLKELRKEVKQDISARIKLLNYKPNATVGIIDGSFNVYRLLGSSSVNNPYSFTITFVSDDFINIEDIVDTDIELNLKDNINPLIKKTIYGKIFKASEDSIVAKKHLYIIEVVSPMYYLSLNNKYEIFHNKKTSDIIVEIINRYNQLLNLKIDVKLDLIKAPTKEYTTQYNQSDLEFIQMLCEKEGYSLILDYSSNDPYTITLCELNEHAIVNTYSSTCSFNHSKEFKSTNYIQDFYDKDKPSLQYKIQTGSSITSSVEDNESTRQLRMDIKREKFRDKLNILDESYYKDLNRYSKIDSQREYVKSNIIKGTSEELNINDSLCITLEDEKANKHIDSIILEVKYEGFFPNALDEYKQNIDETKKHQLQYEVEFTAIPKDIIYKPPYKIKKPNINSIQTAIVSNGNSNTKDYSNTIDVDELGRIKVLFHFESNQITSCYLRLSNMFSGDGYGSQFLPRVNSEVIVSFINGDPDLPIIIGTLHNGENKNPYNLPKEKTKSFIKTHSIPQYEDKIGYNEIAFEDKRGNENLSLRAQKDMNTLVLNDEFKHIQNNSKTIIDNDKEETVEANSILTVNKDYTQNIKENQINTVEKEKITTVKEDYEIHGLKDINTIVKRDEKTYIEEDLSLSIRNILLKYIEKDASDKYLENLFIQVANEMGVDIKDSFHLDTTNALYEASNEITLEAKTGISLRCGGNVATIDSSGIFFHTPNYVKNSTDNGVDGNIVGKEGDVINIRINNINNEFITKKIAKDIVLNADTSLKEGTSVETTIFILDNNEKELIKETKNTTVKNSKISQEYDIDKLIEQYNISIEDIYEIEGEMQW encoded by the coding sequence ATGTCAAAAGAGATAATAAGAAATAATGTAGAAGAGATAGAAGAGGCAATAAAAAGTGGATTAAACTTAAAAGAGCTACGAAAAGAAGTAAAACAAGATATAAGTGCAAGGATAAAACTATTAAATTATAAACCAAACGCTACAGTTGGTATTATAGATGGAAGTTTTAATGTCTATAGACTTTTAGGTTCTAGTAGTGTTAATAATCCTTATTCTTTTACTATTACTTTTGTTAGTGATGATTTTATCAATATTGAGGATATTGTTGATACAGATATTGAGTTAAATCTTAAAGATAATATTAATCCTTTAATTAAAAAAACAATATATGGTAAAATATTTAAAGCAAGTGAAGATTCTATTGTTGCTAAGAAACATCTTTATATTATAGAAGTTGTATCTCCTATGTATTATCTTAGTTTAAATAATAAATACGAGATATTTCACAATAAAAAAACATCTGATATTATTGTTGAGATAATAAATAGATATAACCAATTATTAAATCTAAAAATAGATGTTAAACTAGACCTAATAAAAGCTCCAACTAAAGAGTATACAACTCAATATAATCAAAGTGATTTAGAGTTTATTCAAATGCTTTGTGAGAAGGAGGGTTATAGTTTAATTCTTGATTACTCTTCTAATGATCCATATACTATAACTCTTTGTGAGTTAAATGAGCATGCTATTGTAAATACTTATTCTTCTACTTGTAGTTTTAATCATAGTAAAGAGTTTAAATCTACAAACTATATACAAGATTTTTATGATAAAGATAAACCAAGTTTACAATATAAAATCCAAACAGGTTCTAGTATAACTTCTAGTGTTGAAGACAATGAAAGTACTAGACAGTTAAGAATGGATATAAAAAGAGAAAAATTTAGAGATAAACTAAATATATTAGATGAGTCTTATTATAAAGACCTAAATAGATATAGTAAAATAGACTCTCAAAGGGAGTATGTAAAGTCAAATATCATAAAAGGAACTTCTGAGGAGTTAAATATAAATGATTCTTTATGTATAACCTTAGAAGATGAAAAGGCAAATAAGCATATTGATTCTATTATTTTAGAAGTAAAATATGAAGGCTTCTTTCCAAATGCTTTAGATGAGTATAAACAAAACATAGATGAGACTAAAAAGCATCAACTTCAATATGAAGTTGAATTTACAGCCATTCCAAAAGATATAATATATAAACCACCATATAAAATAAAAAAGCCTAATATAAACTCAATACAAACAGCAATAGTATCTAATGGTAATTCTAATACAAAAGATTATAGCAATACAATAGATGTAGATGAACTAGGTAGAATAAAAGTATTGTTTCACTTTGAGAGTAATCAAATAACTTCTTGTTACTTAAGATTGTCAAATATGTTTAGTGGTGATGGATATGGTTCTCAATTTCTTCCAAGAGTTAACTCTGAAGTAATAGTAAGCTTTATAAATGGAGATCCAGATTTACCAATTATTATAGGAACTTTACATAATGGAGAAAATAAGAATCCATATAACCTTCCAAAAGAGAAAACAAAATCTTTTATAAAAACCCATTCTATTCCACAATATGAAGACAAAATAGGGTACAACGAAATAGCATTTGAAGATAAAAGAGGAAATGAGAATCTATCTTTAAGAGCACAAAAGGATATGAATACCCTTGTACTTAATGATGAGTTTAAACATATACAAAATAATTCAAAAACAATAATAGATAATGATAAAGAAGAAACTGTAGAAGCTAATTCTATTTTAACTGTAAATAAAGACTATACACAAAATATAAAAGAAAACCAGATAAATACTGTAGAGAAAGAAAAGATTACTACTGTTAAAGAAGATTATGAAATTCATGGTTTGAAAGATATTAATACAATAGTAAAAAGAGATGAAAAAACATATATAGAAGAGGACTTATCTTTATCAATAAGAAATATACTCTTAAAATATATAGAAAAAGATGCAAGTGATAAATACCTAGAAAACCTTTTTATCCAAGTAGCAAATGAGATGGGAGTAGATATAAAAGATAGCTTTCATCTAGATACCACAAATGCTTTGTATGAAGCTTCAAATGAGATAACACTAGAAGCAAAAACAGGTATAAGCCTAAGATGTGGAGGAAATGTAGCTACAATAGATAGTTCAGGAATATTCTTTCATACTCCTAATTATGTTAAGAATTCTACTGATAACGGGGTTGATGGAAATATAGTTGGTAAAGAAGGAGATGTTATAAATATACGAATCAATAATATTAATAATGAATTTATAACTAAAAAGATTGCAAAAGATATTGTTCTAAATGCAGATACAAGTTTAAAAGAGGGGACTAGTGTAGAAACAACTATTTTTATTTTAGATAATAATGAAAAAGAGTTAATAAAAGAAACAAAAAATACAACTGTTAAAAACTCTAAAATATCTCAGGAGTATGATATTGATAAATTGATAGAACAATACAATATTTCTATTGAGGATATATATGAAATAGAAGGTGAAATGCAATGGTAA
- a CDS encoding leucine-rich repeat domain-containing protein: protein MKKILLGFFITSSFLFAGELANEEDFMKMCNNPTPSQKITFEAIAKYKSIKHDKDMCAYLYARTGSKYFSADADIYNVTDLSPLKFFVSLTSLSLPRSKVKDISILKHLTKLKELNLSDNPVSDLSALKDLKYLEELDLYNTQVKDLSPINNINALQQLSYGYIKNIDTIDISQIKDLTNLEFLVLGGIKVKNFHMINNFKNLIVFLPPKTTTMQDMNSLTNLKKLERLSLRNNKFITNVDFILNFPNMQELFINNTRIKDISVLKKLSKLTILNISGTQVTDASGVMADTDRDPKYLTFTASNTPLRWCSPKNTQDIRDRKSCFEKDGTLKTFWKRWLGL, encoded by the coding sequence ATGAAAAAAATACTATTAGGATTTTTTATAACAAGTAGTTTTTTATTTGCAGGAGAATTGGCAAATGAAGAAGATTTTATGAAGATGTGTAATAATCCAACACCTTCTCAAAAAATTACATTTGAAGCTATTGCAAAATATAAATCTATAAAACATGATAAAGATATGTGTGCGTATCTTTATGCTCGAACTGGTAGTAAATATTTTTCAGCAGATGCAGATATTTACAATGTTACAGATTTATCTCCTTTAAAATTTTTTGTAAGTCTTACCTCTCTTTCCCTACCAAGAAGTAAAGTAAAAGATATTTCAATTTTAAAACATCTTACAAAACTAAAAGAGTTAAATTTATCAGATAATCCAGTCAGTGACTTGAGTGCTTTAAAAGATTTAAAATATTTAGAGGAGTTAGATCTTTATAATACACAAGTTAAAGATTTAAGCCCAATAAATAATATTAATGCTTTACAACAATTATCTTATGGTTACATTAAAAATATTGATACTATAGATATATCTCAAATAAAAGATTTAACAAATTTAGAGTTTTTAGTATTAGGAGGTATCAAAGTTAAAAATTTTCATATGATTAATAATTTTAAAAATCTAATAGTATTTCTTCCTCCTAAAACTACTACTATGCAAGATATGAATTCTTTAACAAATCTTAAAAAACTAGAAAGATTAAGTTTAAGAAATAACAAGTTTATAACAAACGTTGACTTTATACTTAACTTTCCAAATATGCAAGAGTTATTTATTAACAATACAAGGATAAAAGATATATCTGTTTTAAAAAAACTATCTAAGTTAACTATACTCAATATATCAGGTACGCAAGTTACAGATGCAAGCGGAGTAATGGCAGACACAGATAGAGATCCAAAGTATTTAACATTTACTGCAAGTAATACACCACTAAGATGGTGTTCTCCAAAAAACACTCAAGATATACGAGACCGTAAATCATGCTTTGAAAAAGATGGCACTTTAAAAACTTTTTGGAAAAGATGGTTAGGGTTATAG
- the cheB gene encoding chemotaxis-specific protein-glutamate methyltransferase CheB has translation MYTVIVIDDSLSMRRILKDIINSIDEFEVIDEAVDAFDAREKIKKFEPDMVTIDINMPKMDGVTFLRNLMRLHPMPAVVVSGEGARGNDIFDDGAVGYIEKPANGESMMSFQSRVKDNLLNLTFLLKQYTLKKPKAQFIQKNKTKIETNTKNHPDELLLSSPARLGGSKVIAIGSSTGGVESLLKVFKSLPNDLPPIVITQHIPYGFSRSFAQRLNTESALEVFEATDGMKLEKGKAFLAPGNMHLSIEKRGNEYYTKLIDGIRISHHKPSVNIMFRSVNNVIGSSAMAVMMTGMGDDGMIGIKELFDNGAYTIAQNEESCVVFGMPKKAIEVGAVKDIVHLDEIAQYIVDFSKNLKRYI, from the coding sequence ATGTATACAGTAATAGTAATTGATGATTCATTATCAATGAGAAGAATTTTAAAAGATATTATTAATTCTATTGATGAATTTGAAGTTATTGATGAAGCAGTTGATGCCTTTGATGCAAGAGAAAAAATCAAGAAGTTTGAACCAGATATGGTAACTATTGATATAAATATGCCAAAAATGGATGGAGTTACTTTTTTAAGAAACCTAATGAGACTTCATCCTATGCCAGCTGTTGTAGTATCAGGTGAGGGTGCAAGAGGAAATGATATCTTTGATGATGGTGCTGTTGGATATATAGAAAAGCCTGCGAATGGTGAATCAATGATGTCATTTCAATCAAGAGTAAAAGACAATTTACTAAATCTTACTTTTTTATTAAAACAATATACACTTAAAAAGCCTAAAGCACAATTTATCCAAAAGAACAAAACAAAGATAGAAACAAATACAAAAAATCATCCTGATGAGTTACTTCTCTCAAGTCCAGCAAGATTAGGAGGTTCTAAAGTTATTGCAATAGGTTCATCAACAGGTGGTGTTGAATCACTACTTAAAGTTTTTAAATCTTTGCCAAATGATTTACCTCCAATAGTTATTACACAACATATTCCATATGGTTTTTCAAGGTCTTTTGCCCAAAGATTAAATACTGAATCAGCTCTTGAAGTTTTTGAAGCTACTGATGGAATGAAACTTGAGAAAGGAAAAGCTTTTTTAGCTCCTGGTAATATGCATTTAAGTATAGAAAAAAGAGGGAATGAATATTATACAAAACTTATTGATGGAATAAGAATATCACATCATAAACCAAGTGTAAATATTATGTTTAGATCCGTTAATAATGTTATAGGAAGTTCTGCTATGGCTGTGATGATGACAGGAATGGGAGATGATGGAATGATAGGAATAAAAGAGTTATTTGACAATGGTGCTTATACAATCGCTCAAAATGAAGAAAGCTGTGTAGTTTTTGGAATGCCTAAAAAAGCAATCGAAGTTGGTGCTGTAAAAGATATTGTACATTTAGATGAAATAGCTCAATATATAGTTGATTTTTCTAAGAATTTAAAAAGATATATTTAA